Proteins found in one Quercus robur chromosome 2, dhQueRobu3.1, whole genome shotgun sequence genomic segment:
- the LOC126716044 gene encoding uncharacterized protein LOC126716044, translating to MPLTRFSADAFGVVTVCLVALLILLGLLCIIYSFYFRSRIRSQGFNQLSYFSGPWIIRITFILFAIWWGFGEVIRLSLLRRAINLKWQETVCKCYIVSNLGFAEPCLFLTLVFLLRAPLQKMELGILSRSWNGKTAGYIILYCLPMFLLQLFVILIGPQLNREKSSQRKLPSYFTAATERVDNITICTYPLLSTIFLGIFAMILTAYLFWLGSRILKLVINKGLQKRVYMLIFSVSSFLPLRVLLLGLSVLVKPDPILFQVLVLLAFLALFGCAGVCICMLVYYPVADSLALGNIQDIEARRRVDDDHNDTISLIANQSHLEEESGRISPSRNSDASTKRGSISFRTFERDGTSMGTFVELSLFSPSRDATPPGSPPLLGWPMRPPTQVLGP from the coding sequence ATGCCCCTGACGAGATTTTCTGCCGATGCATTCGGTGTGGTGACAGTTTGTCTAGTGGCTCTGTTAATTTTACTTGGTTTACTGTGCATCATTTACTCATTTTACTTCCGGTCTCGTATTCGTAGTCAAGGTTTTAATCAACTCAGTTATTTTAGTGGTCCTTGGATCATCCGAATTACATTCATCTTGTTTGCAATCTGGTGGGGTTTTGGTGAGGTAATTCGGTTAAGTCTGTTGAGGCGTGCCATTAACTTGAAATGGCAGGAAACTGTTTGCAAATGCTATATTGTCTCAAATTTAGGGTTTGCAGAACCTTGCCTTTTCCTCACCCTTGTGTTTCTCCTTCGTGCGCCGTTGCAGAAGATGGAATTGGGAATTCTAAGCCGAAGTTGGAATGGGAAAACAGCCGGTTACATTATTCTTTACTGCCTCCCAATGTTCCTTCTTCAGCTCTTTGTTATTTTAATTGGACCTCAGTTAAACAGGGAGAAGAGTTCCCAAAGGAAACTGCCTTCTTATTTTACTGCTGCGACGGAAAGAGTTGATAATATTACCATTTGCACTTACCCCTTACTGAGTACTATATTTCTAGGGATTTTTGCCATGATCCTAACCGCCTACTTGTTTTGGCTTGGAAGTCGGATTTTGAAATTGGTCATCAATAAGGGTTTGCAGAAGAGAGTTTACATGTTGATATTCTCTGTTTCCAGTTTCCTACCATTAAGGGTTCTATTACTTGGTCTATCTGTTTTGGTTAAACCAGATCCAATTCTGTTTCAAGTTcttgttttgttggcttttctTGCCCTTTTTGGTTGTGCGGGGGTGTGTATATGCATGCTTGTGTACTACCCAGTTGCAGATTCTTTGGCCCTGGGAAATATACAGGACATAGAGGCTAGGAGAAGGGTTGACGATGATCACAATGATACCATTTCTCTTATCGCTAACCAAAGCCATCTTGAAGAAGAAAGTGGTCGGATTAGTCCCAGTAGAAATTCTGATGCCTCAACAAAGCGTGGATCGATTTCTTTTCGTACTTTTGAGAGGGATGGGACTTCAATGGGGACATTTGTGGAATTGAGTCTCTTCTCTCCTAGTCGAGATGCAACCCCACCAGGATCTCCTCCACTTCTTGGCTGGCCTATGCGCCCTCCTACACAAGTTCTTGGACCCTAA